A section of the Candidatus Hydrogenedentota bacterium genome encodes:
- a CDS encoding serine/threonine protein kinase — protein sequence MSSGGPYKMGQRFGPYVLEAYLGAGAFKSVYRARNEGAAAPEPVVALGFPHQQDREGLVELEKEFSVTSRLSHPNILRVFALESHEGVSFLVMEYLEGTTLRARLRENGCFHAPEAVRYVGLVSEALAYAHNAHVFHRDVKPENVFITADQTPKLLDFGVARLLARTSDKASTRIGTVEYMAPEALQGASGTNADLWALGVTLYELLTGARPFSGEFGEMIQKIMSAQYDETPLRERRVDNRVIRVIRKMLHKDS from the coding sequence ATGTCATCCGGCGGTCCTTATAAGATGGGGCAACGGTTCGGCCCGTATGTGCTCGAGGCGTACCTGGGCGCGGGCGCGTTCAAGAGCGTGTACCGCGCACGGAACGAGGGCGCGGCGGCACCCGAGCCGGTCGTTGCCCTGGGCTTCCCGCACCAGCAGGACCGGGAAGGCCTTGTGGAACTGGAGAAGGAGTTCAGCGTAACCAGCAGGCTGTCGCACCCGAACATCCTGCGCGTTTTCGCGCTGGAGAGCCACGAGGGCGTTTCGTTCCTGGTGATGGAGTATCTGGAGGGTACGACCCTTCGCGCGCGGCTGCGCGAGAACGGCTGTTTCCATGCGCCGGAGGCGGTGCGCTATGTGGGCCTGGTCTCCGAGGCGCTGGCGTATGCGCACAACGCGCACGTGTTTCACCGCGACGTGAAGCCCGAAAACGTGTTCATCACTGCGGACCAGACGCCGAAGCTGCTGGATTTCGGCGTGGCCCGTTTGCTGGCGCGCACGAGCGACAAGGCCAGCACCCGCATCGGCACGGTCGAGTACATGGCGCCCGAGGCGCTGCAAGGGGCTTCGGGCACCAACGCGGACCTCTGGGCGCTGGGGGTGACGTTGTACGAACTGCTGACAGGAGCCCGGCCCTTCTCGGGCGAGTTCGGCGAGATGATCCAGAAGATTATGTCCGCCCAGTACGACGAGACGCCGCTGCGCGAGCGGCGCGTGGACAATCGCGTCATCCGTGTCATCCGCAAGATGCTGCACAAGGACTCCGA
- a CDS encoding AAA family ATPase → WSVSRGLCTVDLRPVTPAAPKDPELILPFLLEREEPGIFVLEDFHFFLDERAPKAPLIIRQLRDVIGPFKGSYKTIVVLSSVLKIPPELEKDVTVIDLELPDEAELLAVLEDNIEQFRDDPKVDTDLAEGDRERIVKALNGLTLMEAENALAKVIVTNRRIDARDVDLLLAEKEQIIRKSDMLEFYATPERFGTVGGLDLLKAWLQQRGRAFSDAARAFGLPSPKGLLLVGVPGCGKSLTAKAVAAEWQMPLLKFDLGKVFAPMVGQAEDNMRRAIKMAEAVAPCVLWIDEIEKGLAGTRGPQGDSGVTARVFGTLLTWMEEKTKAVFTIATANDIEGLPPELLRKGRFDDVFFIDLPTPQERANVLAIHLAKNHRDYKDFDLARHVAACEGFSGAEIEQSVISSLYLAFAEGQDAKLEDRHLEQSIAGTVPLSRSVDPKIRVLWDEARRKWRRASSEGAAGAAAGADAVSEPPPAPKQPKRVFEF, encoded by the coding sequence TGGTCCGTTTCACGGGGGCTGTGCACGGTGGACCTGCGGCCCGTGACCCCGGCCGCACCCAAGGACCCGGAACTGATTCTGCCGTTTCTGCTCGAACGCGAGGAGCCGGGCATCTTCGTCCTCGAGGACTTCCATTTCTTTCTCGACGAACGCGCGCCCAAGGCGCCGCTGATTATCCGCCAGTTGCGCGACGTGATAGGCCCGTTCAAGGGCTCGTACAAGACGATTGTGGTCCTGTCGTCGGTGCTCAAGATTCCGCCGGAACTGGAGAAGGACGTGACCGTTATCGACCTCGAACTGCCGGACGAGGCGGAATTGCTCGCGGTGCTCGAGGACAACATCGAACAGTTCCGGGACGACCCCAAGGTCGATACGGACCTGGCGGAGGGCGACCGCGAGCGTATCGTGAAGGCGCTGAACGGGCTGACGCTCATGGAGGCCGAGAACGCGCTGGCCAAGGTCATCGTGACCAACCGCCGCATCGACGCGCGCGACGTGGACCTGCTCCTCGCGGAAAAGGAGCAGATTATCCGCAAATCCGACATGCTGGAGTTCTATGCGACGCCGGAACGCTTTGGCACCGTGGGCGGGCTGGACCTGCTCAAGGCGTGGCTGCAGCAGCGGGGCAGGGCTTTTTCCGACGCGGCGCGCGCGTTCGGCCTGCCCAGTCCGAAAGGGCTGCTGCTGGTGGGCGTGCCCGGCTGCGGCAAGAGCCTTACGGCCAAGGCGGTGGCGGCGGAATGGCAGATGCCGCTGCTCAAATTCGACCTGGGCAAGGTGTTTGCGCCGATGGTGGGCCAGGCCGAGGACAACATGCGCCGCGCCATCAAGATGGCCGAGGCGGTGGCACCGTGCGTGCTCTGGATCGACGAAATCGAGAAGGGCCTGGCCGGCACGCGCGGGCCTCAGGGCGACAGCGGGGTGACCGCGCGCGTATTCGGAACGCTGCTGACCTGGATGGAGGAGAAGACCAAGGCGGTGTTCACCATCGCCACGGCCAACGATATCGAGGGACTGCCGCCGGAACTGCTGCGCAAGGGCCGTTTCGACGATGTGTTTTTTATCGACTTGCCCACGCCTCAGGAGCGGGCCAATGTGCTCGCCATTCATCTGGCGAAAAACCACCGCGACTACAAGGACTTCGACTTGGCCCGGCATGTCGCCGCGTGTGAGGGTTTTTCCGGCGCGGAGATCGAACAGTCGGTTATCTCGTCCCTGTACCTGGCCTTTGCCGAAGGACAGGACGCGAAGCTGGAAGACCGCCATCTCGAACAGTCCATCGCCGGGACCGTGCCGCTGTCGCGGTCCGTGGACCCCAAGATCCGCGTGCTGTGGGACGAAGCGCGGAGGAAATGGCGCCGGGCGAGCAGCGAAGGCGCGGCAGGCGCAGCCGCCGGCGCGGATGCGGTTTCGGAACCGCCGCCCGCGCCCAAGCAGCCCAAACGGGTTTTCGAGTTCTGA
- a CDS encoding AAA family ATPase, whose translation DERSALVRAVGGLTLKEAERALRCAVLQCGGLVAGVERRVVEEKTQVIRKSGILEYYHASDSFKDVGGLRRLLDWFQARLPVLAGLARYAGLPQPKGVLLVGVPGCGKSLTARALAGTWGVPLLRLDVGRVFGPYVGNSEANLRRAIQTAEAVSPCILWIDEVEKGFAGMQGQGGGGVAARVFGMFLSWLQDKRSPVFVVATANDLSGIPPEFLRQGRFDDIFFVGLPGEPERDAILRIHLAKRRRDPAKFDLAALVEASKDYSGAEIEQAVISGLFGAFEKGRDLETGDVMTALRETYPLSQSRATEIAALTRWAETNAKLAG comes from the coding sequence GACGAACGCTCGGCCCTTGTCCGCGCGGTCGGCGGGCTGACCCTGAAGGAAGCGGAACGCGCGCTGCGCTGCGCCGTGCTGCAATGCGGGGGCCTGGTCGCGGGCGTCGAGCGGCGCGTCGTCGAGGAGAAGACGCAGGTGATCCGCAAGTCGGGGATACTCGAGTATTACCACGCGTCGGACTCGTTCAAGGACGTTGGCGGCCTGCGACGGCTGCTCGACTGGTTCCAGGCGCGCCTGCCTGTGCTGGCGGGGCTTGCCCGTTATGCAGGGCTGCCCCAGCCCAAGGGCGTGCTGCTCGTGGGCGTGCCGGGCTGCGGCAAGAGCCTGACCGCGCGCGCTCTGGCCGGCACATGGGGCGTGCCGCTGCTGCGCTTGGACGTGGGCCGGGTCTTTGGGCCCTATGTCGGCAATTCCGAGGCCAACTTGCGCCGTGCGATTCAGACCGCCGAGGCCGTCAGCCCTTGCATCCTTTGGATAGACGAGGTCGAGAAAGGTTTCGCGGGTATGCAGGGCCAGGGCGGCGGCGGCGTGGCGGCGCGCGTGTTCGGCATGTTTCTGTCCTGGCTGCAGGACAAGCGCAGCCCGGTGTTCGTGGTGGCCACGGCGAACGACCTTTCCGGCATACCGCCGGAGTTTCTGCGCCAGGGCCGGTTTGACGACATCTTTTTCGTCGGGCTTCCCGGCGAACCGGAACGGGACGCGATACTGCGCATCCATCTGGCAAAACGGCGCCGCGACCCCGCGAAGTTTGACCTCGCCGCGCTTGTGGAAGCGAGCAAGGACTATTCCGGCGCGGAAATCGAGCAGGCGGTTATCTCCGGCCTGTTCGGCGCCTTCGAAAAAGGCCGCGACCTCGAAACGGGCGATGTCATGACGGCGCTCCGAGAGACGTATCCCCTCTCGCAGTCGCGCGCCACGGAAATCGCGGCGCTGACCCGCTGGGCCGAGACGAACGCGAAACTGGCGGGTTGA